The following coding sequences are from one Halalkalicoccus subterraneus window:
- a CDS encoding FAD binding domain-containing protein, translating into MTDGLRVIVSGGSMGGLFTALALSEAGHDVDVFERAADELESRGAGIVAQPRMLEYLGKRGIARPDDFSLVTHRREYLDRDGNVREGWADSMTFTGWDTLYRRLRRAVEDDRYHAGRVVGFERDGEVSVRFADGSERRTDLLVVAEGGRSGSREQLLPDVSPAYAGYVAWRGLIDEHEISRSLVERFEDTFVFFEGDRQLILGYLIPGPEGETGKGDRRLNWVWYDNVRDRERLNELLTGSDGAEHDFSVPPGDLRGEIERELRTAAEGFPDVFSRLVGATPDPFVQTIYDLSVPEMAFGRVCLLGDAAFVARPHTAAGTAKAAADAIELGEALDGDDRESALEGWEEKRLAAGRRLVREGIRMGEGYMD; encoded by the coding sequence GGACTTCGCGTGATCGTCTCGGGCGGGTCGATGGGCGGGCTGTTCACGGCTCTCGCGCTTTCGGAGGCCGGTCACGACGTCGACGTCTTCGAGCGCGCGGCGGACGAACTGGAGAGTCGCGGGGCGGGAATCGTCGCCCAGCCGCGGATGTTGGAGTACCTCGGCAAACGGGGGATCGCGCGCCCCGACGATTTTTCCCTCGTGACCCATCGCAGGGAGTACCTCGACCGCGACGGGAACGTCCGCGAGGGATGGGCCGACTCGATGACCTTTACGGGGTGGGACACCCTTTACCGGCGGCTTCGGAGGGCCGTGGAGGACGACCGATATCACGCGGGCCGCGTGGTCGGGTTCGAGCGCGACGGCGAGGTTTCGGTCCGGTTCGCGGACGGGTCCGAGCGCCGGACGGACCTGCTGGTCGTCGCCGAGGGCGGGCGCTCGGGGTCGCGCGAGCAGCTACTCCCGGACGTCTCGCCGGCGTACGCCGGCTACGTCGCGTGGCGGGGGCTGATCGACGAGCACGAGATCTCGAGGAGCCTCGTCGAGCGCTTCGAGGACACCTTCGTCTTCTTCGAGGGCGACCGTCAGTTGATCCTCGGCTACCTGATTCCCGGTCCAGAGGGCGAAACGGGGAAGGGCGACCGCCGGCTCAACTGGGTCTGGTACGATAACGTCCGCGACCGGGAGCGATTGAACGAGCTGCTGACCGGTTCGGACGGTGCGGAACACGATTTTTCGGTTCCGCCCGGCGACCTCCGTGGGGAAATCGAACGCGAACTCCGGACGGCCGCCGAAGGGTTCCCCGACGTCTTCTCCCGGCTCGTCGGGGCGACTCCCGACCCGTTCGTCCAGACGATCTACGACCTTTCCGTACCCGAGATGGCCTTCGGCAGGGTCTGTCTGCTGGGCGATGCGGCGTTCGTCGCGCGCCCGCACACCGCCGCGGGCACCGCGAAGGCCGCCGCCGACGCGATCGAACTCGGGGAGGCACTCGACGGGGACGACCGGGAGTCGGCGCTGGAGGGGTGGGAGGAGAAACGCCTCGCCGCGGGCCGGCGGCTGGTCCGGGAGGGGATCCGGATGGGCGAAGGCTACATGGACTAA
- a CDS encoding alpha/beta fold hydrolase, with protein sequence MESYDEWTASQMSETVTVDGHGLEMAYRDEGKGDPLVFLHGIPTNSYLWAKITPEFEDEHRVIVPDMVGYGSSDMRDGFDRSIRAQELAVEDLLSELEVESCTFVGHDLGGGVGLRLAAHRPDLVERLVLSNAVAYDSWPVQFVTDMGLPSFPRENDPEEVRETLAETFRNGTHGEADEAFVEGMVAPWNSEEGVVSLSRAASATNTNHTTEIDPSGIEAETLLLWGAEDDFQPVEYAERLEEDVPESELVGLEEAYHWVIEDRPEAYREHLRTFLDG encoded by the coding sequence ATGGAGTCCTACGACGAGTGGACCGCGAGCCAGATGTCGGAAACGGTGACGGTCGACGGTCACGGCCTCGAGATGGCCTATCGCGACGAGGGGAAGGGCGATCCGTTGGTCTTCCTGCACGGAATCCCGACGAACTCGTATCTCTGGGCGAAAATCACGCCCGAGTTCGAGGACGAGCATCGCGTGATCGTCCCCGACATGGTCGGCTACGGGAGCTCCGACATGCGCGACGGCTTCGACCGCTCGATCCGCGCCCAGGAGCTCGCCGTCGAGGACCTGCTCTCGGAACTGGAGGTAGAGTCGTGTACCTTCGTCGGCCACGACCTGGGCGGCGGGGTCGGCCTCCGACTGGCCGCCCACCGCCCCGACCTGGTCGAGCGGCTGGTGCTTTCCAACGCCGTCGCCTACGACTCCTGGCCGGTCCAGTTCGTCACCGACATGGGGCTTCCGTCGTTCCCCCGCGAGAACGATCCCGAGGAGGTCCGCGAGACGCTCGCCGAGACCTTCCGTAACGGCACCCATGGCGAGGCCGACGAGGCGTTCGTCGAGGGGATGGTCGCCCCCTGGAACTCCGAGGAGGGTGTCGTCTCGCTGTCGCGGGCGGCAAGCGCGACCAACACGAACCACACGACCGAGATCGACCCCTCGGGGATCGAGGCCGAGACGCTGCTGCTATGGGGTGCGGAGGACGACTTTCAGCCGGTGGAGTATGCCGAGCGCCTCGAAGAGGACGTCCCGGAGAGCGAACTCGTCGGACTGGAGGAGGCGTATCACTGGGTGATCGAGGACCGGCCCGAGGCCTACCGCGAACACCTGCGGACGTTCCTCGACGGATAG
- the ligA gene encoding NAD-dependent DNA ligase LigA — translation MSEQEENPYLREPPEDLTPVDELSEADAEREARQLREAIRHHDRRYYAESDPVIADRTYDLLFQRLVDIEESFGLETPDSPTRRVGGEPLDELETVEHVAPMLSIQQSGDAADVREFGDRMDREVGNVEYTCEPKFDGISIEVVYEDGAFERAVTRGDGREGDDVSANVRTIRSIPQRLQGEYPDFLAVRGEIFMPRDAFQEYNRERVERGDEPFANPRNATAGTIRQLDPSVTAERPLDCFFYDVLDSSREFATQWKELDALDSFGLRTNDRAELITDIDEALRYRDELIEERESLNYEIDGAVIKVNDKAACEELGATSRHYRWAFAYKFPARAGETAIGEIALQVGRTGRLTPVALLDPVDVGGVTVSRASLHNPAEIREKNVNVGDVVRVERAGDVIPYVAEVVEKRSEGFFEFPETCPVCDSAIERDGPIAFCTGGLACPAQLRRSVQYYASDSGLDIEGLGGERVDQLLEAGLIEDSVADLYQLERADLVELEGWGETSAENLMRELEASKNPPIFAFLAAIGIPHVGRATARELASAFDDLDGLMEASEDELQEVNEIGEIVAREIHEFFDSEGNRRVIEELREAGVSPDAVEREAGDALDGLTFVFTGSLLDRTRSEAQEEIERAGGSVTGSVSGNTDYLVVGEEPGASKREDAEENDVPELTPAEFEELVGTGEESSDQGSNGQESSNQRTLDDTFQ, via the coding sequence ATGAGCGAGCAGGAAGAAAACCCCTATCTCCGGGAGCCGCCAGAGGACCTCACCCCCGTTGACGAGCTCTCGGAAGCGGACGCCGAGCGGGAGGCCCGCCAGTTGAGAGAGGCGATCCGCCACCACGACCGCCGGTACTACGCCGAGAGCGATCCCGTCATCGCCGACCGGACCTACGACCTGCTGTTCCAGCGCCTCGTCGACATCGAGGAGAGCTTCGGACTCGAGACGCCCGACAGCCCCACGCGGCGCGTGGGTGGCGAACCGCTCGACGAACTCGAAACCGTCGAGCACGTCGCGCCGATGCTCTCGATCCAGCAGAGCGGCGACGCGGCGGACGTCCGGGAGTTCGGCGATCGAATGGACCGCGAAGTAGGGAACGTAGAATACACCTGCGAGCCGAAGTTCGACGGGATCTCGATCGAAGTAGTGTACGAGGACGGCGCCTTCGAGCGCGCGGTGACCCGCGGCGACGGGCGGGAGGGCGATGACGTGAGCGCGAACGTCAGAACGATCCGCTCGATCCCCCAACGGCTCCAGGGGGAATACCCCGACTTCCTCGCGGTTCGTGGCGAGATCTTCATGCCACGGGACGCCTTCCAGGAGTACAACCGCGAGCGCGTCGAACGCGGCGACGAGCCCTTCGCGAACCCGCGAAACGCCACCGCGGGGACGATCCGCCAGCTCGACCCTTCAGTTACTGCCGAGCGCCCGCTCGACTGTTTCTTCTACGACGTGTTGGATTCGAGCCGGGAGTTCGCCACCCAGTGGAAGGAGCTCGATGCGCTCGATTCGTTCGGTCTCCGGACCAACGACCGCGCCGAGCTCATCACCGACATCGACGAGGCGCTTCGCTATCGCGACGAACTGATCGAGGAGCGCGAATCACTGAACTACGAGATCGACGGCGCCGTGATCAAGGTCAACGACAAGGCCGCCTGCGAGGAGCTCGGTGCGACCTCCCGGCACTACCGCTGGGCCTTCGCCTACAAGTTTCCCGCGCGGGCCGGCGAGACCGCCATCGGCGAGATCGCCCTGCAGGTCGGACGCACGGGCAGATTAACTCCCGTTGCGCTGCTCGATCCCGTCGACGTCGGCGGCGTCACCGTCTCGCGGGCGAGCCTCCACAACCCCGCGGAGATCAGGGAGAAGAACGTCAACGTCGGCGACGTGGTACGGGTCGAACGGGCTGGCGACGTGATTCCGTACGTCGCCGAAGTCGTGGAAAAGCGCTCGGAAGGGTTCTTCGAGTTCCCCGAGACCTGCCCCGTCTGTGACAGCGCGATCGAGCGCGACGGCCCGATCGCCTTCTGCACCGGTGGGCTGGCGTGTCCCGCCCAACTACGCCGGTCGGTCCAGTATTACGCGAGCGATTCCGGCCTCGACATCGAGGGACTGGGCGGCGAGCGGGTCGACCAGCTCTTAGAGGCCGGGCTGATCGAGGACAGCGTCGCCGACCTCTATCAGTTGGAGCGTGCCGACCTCGTCGAACTGGAGGGGTGGGGTGAGACGAGCGCCGAGAATCTGATGAGAGAACTGGAGGCCTCGAAGAACCCCCCGATATTTGCTTTCCTCGCGGCGATCGGCATTCCACACGTCGGGCGGGCGACCGCCCGCGAACTCGCGAGCGCCTTCGACGATCTGGACGGCCTGATGGAGGCCAGCGAGGACGAACTCCAGGAAGTAAACGAGATCGGAGAGATCGTCGCCCGCGAGATCCACGAGTTCTTCGACAGCGAGGGAAACCGGCGCGTGATCGAGGAGCTTCGCGAGGCGGGCGTCTCCCCCGACGCGGTCGAGCGCGAGGCGGGCGACGCCCTCGACGGGCTGACGTTCGTCTTCACGGGGTCGCTTCTCGACCGGACGAGAAGCGAGGCCCAAGAGGAGATCGAGCGGGCGGGCGGCTCCGTCACGGGCAGCGTCTCGGGCAACACGGACTACCTCGTCGTCGGCGAGGAGCCCGGAGCCAGCAAGCGCGAGGACGCCGAGGAGAACGACGTACCCGAACTCACACCCGCGGAGTTCGAGGAGTTGGTGGGAACGGGCGAGGAATCGAGCGATCAAGGGTCGAACGGGCAGGAGTCATCGAATCAACGGACGCTCGACGATACGTTTCAGTAG
- a CDS encoding ABC transporter permease, producing MSWRVVARKDFADSIRSGWVIGLSVLFLVLFVALSYFFAAGVGGAVQQQTGEQLSSNAFVNLLSSFIAFIIPIVAIVLAYASVAGERDSGTLKLLLALPHTRRDIVLGKVLGRSAVIVLPILLGFLAAAIVFLITPVTLELANFVAFALLSALLGVVFVCLAVGISAAAGSRRRAMLGNVGLFVVFALFWGSVAEGLVSLLNEYTDIGFETLARVQLAVRLLNPIDAYQSLAAILWTSDALGARISLFSGIASQIYAQALDPLPAYFSDPVVAVVFLAWLVVPPVLGYLAFRDADL from the coding sequence ATGAGCTGGCGGGTCGTCGCGCGAAAGGACTTCGCGGACTCGATCCGTTCGGGCTGGGTCATCGGACTCTCCGTGCTCTTTTTGGTACTGTTCGTCGCGCTGTCGTACTTCTTCGCGGCGGGCGTCGGCGGTGCCGTCCAACAGCAAACGGGCGAGCAGCTCTCCTCGAACGCCTTCGTCAACCTGCTCTCTTCGTTCATCGCCTTCATCATCCCCATCGTCGCGATCGTGCTCGCGTACGCCTCCGTCGCGGGCGAGCGCGACTCGGGAACGCTGAAACTCCTGCTCGCGCTTCCGCACACCCGACGGGATATCGTACTCGGGAAAGTCCTCGGGCGAAGCGCCGTGATCGTCCTGCCGATCCTGCTCGGCTTTCTCGCGGCCGCGATCGTCTTCCTGATCACGCCCGTCACGCTCGAACTCGCCAACTTCGTCGCCTTCGCGTTGCTGTCGGCGCTGTTGGGCGTCGTGTTCGTCTGTCTCGCCGTCGGGATCAGCGCGGCGGCCGGCTCGCGCCGACGGGCCATGCTCGGCAACGTCGGGCTGTTCGTGGTCTTCGCGCTCTTCTGGGGCAGCGTCGCCGAGGGGCTGGTCAGCCTGCTCAACGAGTACACGGACATCGGCTTCGAGACGCTCGCGCGGGTCCAGCTCGCCGTCCGACTGTTGAACCCCATCGATGCCTACCAGTCGCTCGCGGCGATCCTCTGGACGAGCGACGCGCTGGGCGCACGCATTTCGCTGTTCAGCGGGATCGCGAGCCAGATCTACGCCCAGGCGCTCGATCCGCTTCCAGCGTACTTCTCGGACCCGGTCGTCGCCGTCGTCTTCCTCGCGTGGCTGGTCGTCCCGCCCGTCCTGGGTTATCTCGCCTTTCGCGATGCGGATCTATAA
- a CDS encoding ABC transporter ATP-binding protein encodes MAAIELRDVSKRYDDSGGLRPPGSRTSSDDVVAVDGLDLTVREGEVFGFLGPNGAGKSTTIDMILDFVHPSQGSIEVLGYDAHEESLAVRKRTGVLPEGFDVYDRLTGRKHVELAVDSKGASDDPDALLKRVGIADAADRKAGDYSKGMTQRLALAMALVGEPDLLVLDEPSTGLDPNGALEMREIIREEVARGATVFFSSHILGQVDAVCDRVGILREGRLVAEDSVAGLREAAGTDTTLRITVGELPSRAVDRVRALDGVSGVEQDGSVLRVGVESGSKTAVLSALESEGAEVRDFETEEASLEDLFRAYTEGGR; translated from the coding sequence ATGGCCGCGATCGAACTGCGCGACGTGAGCAAACGCTACGACGACAGTGGGGGACTCCGTCCTCCGGGCAGTCGGACCTCGTCCGACGACGTCGTCGCGGTCGACGGCCTCGACCTCACGGTACGCGAGGGCGAGGTCTTCGGCTTTCTCGGGCCCAACGGCGCGGGCAAATCGACGACGATCGACATGATCCTCGATTTCGTCCACCCCTCGCAGGGCTCCATCGAAGTGCTCGGCTACGACGCCCACGAGGAGAGCCTCGCGGTCCGAAAACGCACCGGCGTCCTGCCCGAGGGATTCGACGTCTACGACCGCCTCACCGGCCGGAAGCACGTCGAACTCGCCGTCGACTCGAAGGGGGCGAGCGACGACCCCGACGCCCTCCTGAAACGGGTCGGCATCGCCGATGCCGCCGACCGCAAGGCCGGCGACTACTCGAAGGGGATGACCCAGCGCCTCGCGCTCGCGATGGCGCTCGTCGGCGAGCCCGACCTCCTCGTACTCGACGAGCCCTCCACGGGGCTCGATCCCAACGGCGCGCTCGAGATGCGCGAGATCATCCGCGAGGAGGTCGCCCGCGGTGCGACGGTCTTCTTTTCGAGCCATATCCTCGGACAGGTCGATGCGGTCTGTGATCGCGTCGGCATCCTCCGGGAGGGCCGGCTCGTCGCAGAGGACAGCGTCGCCGGCCTGCGCGAGGCCGCCGGCACCGACACGACGCTTCGGATCACGGTCGGCGAGCTCCCCTCGCGGGCGGTCGACCGTGTGCGCGCACTCGACGGGGTCTCGGGGGTCGAACAGGACGGCTCGGTCCTCAGAGTCGGCGTCGAGAGCGGCTCGAAGACCGCCGTGTTGAGCGCGCTCGAAAGCGAGGGCGCGGAGGTGCGCGACTTCGAGACCGAGGAGGCCTCGCTCGAAGACCTCTTTCGGGCCTACACGGAGGGCGGACGATGA
- a CDS encoding excinuclease ABC subunit C, with protein sequence MDGGELKDRTATLPREPGVYQFLAEGTTLYVGKAVDLRSRVRSYADPRSERIRRMVESAEAIDFAVTDTETQALLLEANLIKRHQPRYNVRLKDDKSYPLVQLTDHEFPRIEITRDPDSEATAFGPFTDKGVVEVVVKALREIYGVRGCSDHKFSGRSRPCLDYDIGLCTAPCTGEIGREAYVEDVESVKRFFAGETGALADPLRRRMERAAQEQSFERAASLRDRLEAVEGFHEGRGEAISDASDARHVDVLGVATEGERAIVARLHSEGGQLVDRDRHHLSIPDAEDGHAGVLAAFIAQYYAERELPDSLLVPEDPADDELRGWLEGEGIDLRVPGAGREATLVDLAIKNARRGDYSDDPVSALAEALSMDRPERIEGFDVSHAQGKAAVGSDVLFVGGEADTSGYRRKKLEERNDDYANMRALVGWRALRAVEGRDDRPDPDLLLIDGGEGQLDAAREAMREVGWEIPTIALAKAEELVITPEGPLDWPSDAAHLHLLQRVRDEAHRFAVQYHQTLRDDVSTVLDDVPGIGPKTRTSLLRRFGSVEGIRKASTGDLESVEGVGEKTARTISERL encoded by the coding sequence ATGGACGGGGGCGAACTCAAAGACCGTACAGCGACGCTGCCGCGCGAGCCGGGGGTCTACCAGTTCCTCGCGGAGGGGACGACGCTGTACGTCGGCAAGGCCGTCGACCTCAGGAGCCGGGTGCGCTCCTACGCGGATCCCAGAAGCGAGCGGATCCGGCGGATGGTCGAGAGCGCCGAGGCGATCGACTTCGCGGTGACCGACACCGAGACCCAGGCGCTCCTATTGGAGGCGAACCTGATCAAGCGCCACCAGCCCCGCTACAACGTCCGCCTGAAGGACGACAAGTCCTATCCATTAGTTCAGCTCACCGACCACGAGTTCCCCCGCATCGAGATCACGCGGGATCCCGACAGCGAGGCGACCGCCTTCGGCCCCTTCACGGACAAAGGGGTCGTCGAGGTCGTGGTGAAAGCCCTTCGCGAGATTTACGGCGTGCGGGGCTGTTCGGATCACAAGTTCTCCGGGCGAAGCCGGCCCTGTCTCGACTACGACATCGGGCTCTGTACCGCCCCCTGCACCGGCGAGATCGGGCGGGAGGCCTACGTCGAGGACGTCGAGTCGGTGAAACGCTTCTTCGCGGGCGAGACGGGCGCCCTCGCCGACCCCCTGAGGCGACGCATGGAGCGGGCGGCCCAGGAGCAGTCCTTCGAGCGGGCGGCGAGCCTGCGCGACCGACTGGAGGCGGTCGAGGGGTTCCACGAGGGTCGCGGGGAGGCCATCAGCGACGCGAGCGACGCGCGCCACGTCGACGTGCTCGGGGTCGCGACCGAGGGCGAGCGCGCGATCGTCGCCCGACTACACAGCGAGGGCGGCCAGTTGGTCGATCGGGACCGCCACCACCTCTCGATCCCCGACGCCGAGGACGGCCACGCGGGCGTGCTCGCCGCGTTCATCGCCCAGTACTACGCCGAGCGTGAGCTTCCCGACAGCTTGCTGGTACCGGAAGACCCCGCGGACGATGAGTTGCGGGGCTGGCTCGAGGGTGAGGGCATCGACCTTCGGGTGCCCGGGGCGGGCCGGGAGGCTACCCTCGTGGACCTGGCGATCAAGAACGCCCGCCGGGGCGACTACAGCGACGACCCGGTGAGCGCGCTGGCCGAGGCGCTCTCGATGGACCGTCCGGAACGCATCGAGGGGTTCGACGTGAGCCACGCCCAGGGCAAGGCCGCCGTGGGAAGCGACGTGCTGTTCGTGGGCGGCGAGGCCGACACGTCGGGCTACCGCCGCAAGAAGCTCGAGGAGCGAAACGACGACTACGCCAACATGCGCGCGCTGGTGGGATGGCGCGCCCTGCGGGCCGTCGAGGGGCGTGACGACCGGCCCGACCCCGATCTCCTGCTCATCGACGGCGGGGAAGGGCAACTCGACGCCGCCCGCGAGGCGATGCGGGAGGTCGGCTGGGAGATACCGACGATAGCGCTCGCGAAGGCCGAGGAGCTGGTGATCACGCCCGAGGGACCCCTCGACTGGCCTTCCGACGCCGCCCATCTCCACCTCCTCCAGCGGGTACGCGACGAGGCCCACCGTTTTGCGGTCCAGTACCACCAGACGCTCCGGGACGACGTTTCAACTGTCCTCGACGACGTTCCCGGAATCGGGCCCAAAACGAGGACGAGCCTCCTGCGGCGGTTCGGCAGCGTCGAAGGCATCAGGAAAGCCTCGACGGGCGACCTCGAAAGCGTCGAGGGCGTGGGCGAAAAGACCGCGAGGACGATATCCGAACGCCTCTGA
- a CDS encoding DUF7839 domain-containing protein has protein sequence MADTERGGLSVLRNKRDATRYQILVEIAERQPAVSQQEIADAIGITAQAVSDYLQGLVEDGHVETGGRGRYEVSKEGVDWLISRTDELQVFTDHVAEDVIGQVEIETALATDAIENGRTVTLSMVEGVLRASPGRGDGARAVAITSADAGRDVGVTDFEGVLDYELGEVTVVSLPRVNEGGSTLADPETIAEYAAEHDLVATAGTEAVAAASAAELDPEIRFGTPEAVREAATKGLDVLLLAADDRLAAHTEQLREGTIGYQLVEAADR, from the coding sequence ATGGCGGACACCGAGAGAGGGGGGTTGAGCGTCCTGCGGAACAAGCGCGACGCCACGCGGTATCAGATCTTGGTCGAGATCGCCGAACGCCAGCCGGCGGTCAGCCAACAGGAGATCGCCGACGCAATCGGGATTACCGCCCAGGCGGTCAGCGACTACCTGCAGGGACTCGTCGAGGATGGTCACGTCGAGACGGGCGGACGCGGACGCTACGAGGTGAGCAAGGAGGGCGTCGACTGGCTGATCTCCCGAACCGACGAACTCCAGGTGTTTACCGACCACGTTGCCGAGGACGTCATCGGACAGGTCGAGATCGAGACGGCGCTTGCAACCGATGCGATCGAGAACGGACGAACGGTAACGCTGTCGATGGTCGAGGGGGTTCTCAGAGCCTCGCCCGGACGGGGTGACGGTGCGCGCGCAGTCGCGATCACGAGTGCCGACGCCGGGCGGGACGTCGGTGTCACTGACTTCGAAGGTGTGCTCGACTACGAACTCGGCGAGGTGACGGTCGTCTCGCTGCCGCGGGTCAACGAGGGGGGCAGCACGCTCGCCGATCCCGAAACGATCGCCGAGTACGCCGCCGAGCACGACCTCGTGGCGACCGCGGGCACCGAGGCCGTCGCGGCCGCGAGTGCCGCCGAACTCGACCCCGAGATCCGATTCGGGACGCCCGAAGCGGTTCGAGAGGCGGCGACGAAGGGGCTCGACGTCCTTTTGCTCGCCGCGGACGACCGGCTCGCAGCCCACACCGAGCAGCTACGCGAGGGAACCATCGGCTACCAGTTGGTCGAGGCCGCCGACCGCTAG
- a CDS encoding ribonucleotide-diphosphate reductase subunit beta: protein MALINTESHHDPNKILPIDYDWAREYYEAGVANNWTPEEVPMADDVHQWENDELSDEERQLVEWNLGFFSTAESLTANNIVLAVYDHVTAPECRQYLLRQAYEEAIHTDTFIYCCDSLGFDPDHLYGMYDRIPAIEAKDEFVVDLTQVIDDPTFEIESDEDVREFLRDLVGFYVIMEGIFFYAGFAMMLGLKRQGKMVGVGEQFEYIMRDESLHLNFGVDLINTVRKEHPGVWTAEFEQEIEGLIRESVDLERTYAREACPEEVLGMGPDQFAEYVEYVADRRLDQLEMEPVYDTDNPFPWMAEQVDLNKEKNFFETNVAEYQSGGSLEW, encoded by the coding sequence ATGGCGCTGATCAACACCGAGAGCCACCACGACCCCAACAAGATCCTGCCGATCGACTACGACTGGGCCCGCGAGTACTACGAGGCCGGCGTCGCCAACAACTGGACACCCGAGGAGGTGCCGATGGCCGACGACGTCCACCAGTGGGAGAACGACGAGCTCAGCGATGAAGAACGCCAGCTCGTCGAGTGGAACCTCGGCTTCTTCTCGACCGCGGAGTCGTTGACCGCCAACAACATCGTGCTCGCGGTCTACGACCACGTCACTGCCCCCGAGTGTCGCCAGTATCTCCTCAGACAGGCCTACGAGGAGGCGATCCACACCGATACGTTCATCTACTGCTGTGACTCGCTTGGATTCGATCCCGACCACCTCTACGGGATGTACGACCGCATCCCCGCGATCGAGGCCAAAGACGAGTTCGTCGTCGACCTCACGCAGGTGATCGACGACCCGACCTTCGAGATCGAGAGTGATGAAGACGTCCGGGAGTTCCTTCGGGACCTCGTCGGGTTCTACGTCATCATGGAGGGGATCTTCTTCTACGCGGGCTTTGCGATGATGCTCGGGCTCAAGCGGCAGGGGAAGATGGTCGGCGTCGGCGAGCAGTTCGAGTACATCATGCGCGACGAGTCGCTCCATCTGAACTTCGGGGTCGACCTGATCAACACCGTCCGCAAGGAGCATCCGGGCGTGTGGACCGCGGAGTTCGAACAGGAGATCGAGGGGCTGATCCGCGAGTCCGTCGACCTCGAACGCACGTATGCCCGCGAGGCCTGCCCCGAGGAGGTCCTCGGGATGGGGCCCGACCAGTTCGCCGAGTACGTCGAGTACGTCGCCGACAGACGGCTGGATCAGTTGGAAATGGAGCCGGTCTACGACACCGACAACCCGTTCCCGTGGATGGCCGAGCAGGTCGACCTGAACAAGGAGAAGAACTTCTTCGAGACCAACGTCGCGGAGTACCAGTCGGGCGGTTCGCTGGAGTGGTAG